Sequence from the Burkholderiaceae bacterium DAT-1 genome:
ACCAACGACGGTGCTGCTGAATAAGGCAAATCAGACACTGTCAGCAGGCCAGTGTGCAGATCCACTCAGCATCAACGCCAACGTGACCGGTTATTATCGTGTGCAATACGATGACGAAACCCTGGCAAGGAATACCGCCGCCTTTCGCCATTTGAGCAGCGGTGACCAGATTGCCCTGTTCGATGACCAGTGGGCACTCGCGGCCACAGGTCGTCGCCCGCTATCGGATTACCTCGCCTTAGTCGGCGCCATGGGTGATACCCCTAATCTCCGCGCCTGGCAGCAGATTGCCAGCTCGCTGGATACCATCGAACAGTCTCAACGCGGCAAGGTCAATCATGCCGCATTCATGGCACATGCCCGTCAACTCCTGCAGCCGATCTCTGATCGGCTGGGCTGGAGCGCAGGCAAAAATGAACCGCTTAGTTTGCAGAAGTTACGGCGTCGCTTGTTGAGTTTACGAGGGCAATGGGGTGATGAGGCCGTTGTTTCTGAAGCGCGTTCCCGCTTCGAACACTTCCTGAGTGACGCCAAAGCATTTTCGACAGATGAGCGCAGTGTATTCGTGAATATCGTCGCCTCTCACGCAGACGCAGAAACATTTACACGCCTGCATGAGCTGGCCAAGCAAGCACGTACCGATGCGGAGCGCCGACATTACTATATCGCCATGGCTCAGGTGCGAGATCCCGCACTTGCTGCCAGAGTAGGCGACATCATGTTGTCCGATGATATTCCAGTACACCTCGAATCGCTGCGCCTGCAACTGCTCACGGTGCTCTCCGCCCAGCACCCCATGCTGGGCTGGACGCTCTTTTCCGCGCACAGCAAGCGCTTACTGAAATCGCAAGAACAATACGCATCACTTTACCTTGCACAATACTGTGTCCCCATGTTTTACCAAGCCATGCCGCTTGAGACACTGGAACAATGGGTACGCGATCAAATTCCGGCAACGCTGCACAGCAATCTGGCGCGCTCGATGGAATCGGCACGCTTCAAACTTAAACAGCAGCAGACCCTGGTCAGTGGCGTAGACACTATGCTGTCATCCACTCATTCAGCATCAGCAATTTAACGGTCGATACCCAAGTAGCAAGGCACCCGAAAGGGTGCCTTTTTATTTTTCTTGGCCATACTATCTATACTCAACTGATCGCTGACGAGTGATCTGCATGCGCACCCTCGCCCTCATTCTGCATACCCAGCAACTCATCGTATTGGCATGCCTGCTGGCCTGCCTGAGCACCAGCGTTCAGGCTGCATGCACGCGTGCGTATCAACCGGTCATGATGCCACTTGGTCTAGCAATGATCGACAATGGCACCGATCAACTCAGTGGCTTCATGCCGGATATTTACAGAGAACTCGCGCAACGCAGTGGGTGTTCGCTGAAGGTGATATCCCAACCCTCAGGACGGATGCTGGCCATCAAAGCGCATAACCCGCTCATTGGCCCTACGTTTGTTACGCCTACCCCCAAAGGACAGAAGCTCATCTACATTCCCTTTATGCATGACGTCATGCAATTGGTGGTACACAAGGATCGTGCAGACCATTTCAATCTACACTCCTTTATCAGCAACGGGGGCATCATCGGCGTACTGCGCGGTGCCAATTACGGCAAATGGGGTTCTCAGTTTCTGGCAACGCTGTCTCCCGCTCACAAAGAGCAGATTAATTCGATCGACAGCATCTACCGCATGCTGGAGGCAAATCGCATCCATGCTACGTTTGCGAACACCTATGTCTTTTACTTCCAGCGCCGCCAGATGGCTCATCCCGAGCATTACACGCTGGTCACCATCCCTGAAGAAGCAGACACGGTCTATTCTTTACGATTCAATCTGGATGTCATTGCGCCTGAAGATGCAGACCTTTTGATGCGAACCTTCGAGTCCATGCGTGATGAAGGCCGGGTCTGCGCCATCATGGAGCACTATTTCGAGCGCCCCGTTGCACAGAAAATGTGCAGCGGCATGGAACATGGGAAACGGGTCATCGTGGAGTAAGGTCAAGGGTTGACTTCCATGCGACCGAAGACAAAACAAAAAACCCGCAAGCTCATCGCTTTGCGGGTTTTTGCTGCACTTCTGACATCATCAGAACGCGTATAACTGGTTGCGGGAACAGGACTCGAACCTGTGACCTTCGGGTTATGAGCCCGACGAGCTGCCAACTGCTCCATCCCGCGTCTGAGACAAACATTATGCCGCTTATTTCTGTTGGCGTCAACCTTTTATTGCTAATTTTTTTCAAGCGGCCTTCGCAAGATCAGCGCCAGGGGTTGGCAACCTCGTCAATTGGCGCGGGTTCCAGGGCAATTGGCAGGTCATGCCGGGCAGACAAATCATTCACCACTGCGTCGATGAGCACCTTGAGCTGACGCGCCTGATCAAGGCCGATTTGATCGGCAGTCAGATCAAGACTGCCATACAGACTCAGTCGATCGAGTCGATTTTCAACCGTCAGTTCGCCAATCTGCAAGGAGGTAGATTCATCGGCAAATGGGATCAAATCGGGCATGTTCATTTCTCCTCACAGCGCATCGCGTAGCGCACGCAACCAGCGTAGCAGCTGCGCGTACCAATCGTCATCTTCGCGCTTGGGTAACTGCATCCGCGGTGAGCTTCGTTTGCCATCCGGCTCCGGCAGCATGCCAGCTGTGCTGCGCTGAGCAGCGGACAAACCCGGAAACGCGCGGATACCGCTGAGCGCCTCAAGCTGGTCGAGGCTTTTGACTTCAACCTCGCGACCCGGTGCATTGTTGACGATCCAGGCACCGGTGACGCCCGTTGCCGGTACATGCACTGCCTTGAAAAACTTCACCGGCACCAGCACACGCCCATTGAGACGCTTGAGGCGCTCCCCCTCGAAAATCGGGCCACTCACCACGTAGACCTCGCCCTTCTGCAATGCCAGTTCACGCGTTTGTGATTCCAGCGCCTCCCAGATTCCACGATTATTGGCCGGATGCTGAGGGGCCATATTGGCCATGGAAAAGCTCTCGTGCTGCGACGCCAGCGTGGAAAAGTCACCGGCCGGTGCCATATGCCCACGGTCAAATCCGCTACGACTGTAATCGGCCAGCGTGGATCGATCCGCCTCGGGCAGGCGGGATTCTTCATGAAACGCATTATTACGCTTGATCCGTTGCGCACCCTGAATCTGGGCGCGGGTCAGATGCTCGCCTACCCACACAGGTGTACGTGTCAAGCCGGAATACAGCAGCGCATACTCCTGAAAACACAAAGCCGTGGTGCGAACCTGCATAGCTTTGACTTGCAACTGCGGCATATGTTGGGCAACAAACAGATGTTCGCAGCCAGCATGGAGGGTGAGCGGGATGTAGAGCAACGCAACAAAGGGCATTCGTACAATCAGTTTCATGACAAGCGCTGATCAATGCGGGGCTGGCACTGTATCATTGTTTGATCTCCCCCAGCTTATCTCCCCGGACACAATGAAACTTTCCTCATCCGATTTGCAAGCACTGCGTGACATGATTCGCGAATTCGTCAACGAACGCGACTGGAACCAGTTTCATACGCCTAAAAATCTAGCCTCCGCACTGAGCGTAGAAGCAGCAGAACTGCTGGAAATTTTCCAGTGGCTGCCGACAGGTAAACCTGAAGAGCTCTCACCCGAGCAGCACGAAGCCGCGCGACATGAACTGGCCGATGTACTGGTCTATCTGATTCGTCTGGCAGATACCTTGGATGTCGATCTCAATCAGGCCGTGCATGACAAGATGGTGCTCAACCGTGCCAAATATCCTGCCGAAAAAGTGCGCGGGAGCGCGCGAAAATACACCGATTACCCAGCAGACTAAGGGTCATACAAAGCCCTGAATCGTCTCCTATAGTGAATCAGGTCGCGCCGACACGCGTTGTCTCTGTTCCTGAGGAGGATCCCCCAATGAATCACTTGTCCCGTTGTGTGCTGTCCCTGTTATGCATGGTGTCCGTTCAGGTCATGGCGGAAGACCGTGGCACCAAGCAGGAGGCCGAAGCCATGGTAAAGAAGGCGGTTGCCTATCTAAAGCAGCATGGCGCGGCTAAAGCCATCAGTGAGATCACCACGCCTTCACAAACCTTTGTGAGCAAAGACATCTATGTGGTGGCCTATGACACCACAGGAAAATGCGTGGCGCACGGTCTGAATGACAAGCTGGTGGGTAAAGACCTGATCGGTCTGAAAGATCCGGATGGCACCTTCTTTGTGAAGGAACGCGTGGAAATGGCCAAGACCAAAGACAATTTCTGGCAAGAATACAAGTTCACCGATCCGCTCACCAAAAAAATCCATCCCAAAACCGCTTTCTGTGAAAAGACAGGCGATTTGATTGTGTGTGCGGGCGTATACAAATAATCGCGATGTAATACGGGTAATGGCCTCCAGCAACGAGGCCAGCCCCTAGACTGGAAATCAGATTCCGGCGGACTCGCGAGGAGGAAATCGTGTTTGCCACGCTGTCCATACGCTTCAAGATTTTGCTGCCTGCCTTACTCGCAGCACTGATGCTACTTGGCATTGGTCTGTTCGGCTCGATTGGATTATCCCGTCAAGCCAGCGCGCTGAGTAATATGTTCGCAACTGACTTTGTGCAATACGATGCGCTGAATGGCTTCGCCCTCGATCTCTACACCACACGCACCAATCTGTATCAGCTGATGTCCATGGTACAGAACAATGCGGATAGCAGTCGTGTAGAGAAAATCGGTAAGGATCAGCTACAGCGTCTTGCAACCTCCATGGCTGCCATTCTCAAGCTGGAGAAGGAAGGCGACTGGGAGACAGATGAGCGAGGTTTGCTGCAAAAGATAGAAAAAGGCGTGGGTGCCTACCGTAAGGATGTGACCGATGCGGTCGATATGCTTTCGGTCGATGCCAATATGGCCACCATGATGCTGGAATCAGCTGACGGCAAATTCAGTACAACCGTTCAGCAGATTGACCAGCTTGTAGACGGTGGCCGACATGATATGCAGTTTGTGGGAATCAGCATTCAACAGGATGCCAATCAGTTCAAGCTGATGTTCTGGGCCGTAGCCGGTATTGCCTTTGTCGCTGCCATTACCGGTGCCGCGTGGATGGGCAGACGACTGGCAGGACAGCTTGGGCATCTGATTCGGCATATTTTGCGCCAAGCCAATGGGGATCTGTCCACGCCCGTCCCCCGTTTCAATCACGATGAAATCGGTGAGGCAGAGGTGGCACTGGAAACCCTGCGCGAAAACGTCTGTACCCTGATCCGCAATATCCAGACTCAGGCACAGCATGTATCGTCCAGTGCGCATAGCCTCAAACAAGGCAGCGAAGAAAACCTGCAGGCGGCAGATGCACTGTCACATGCCACCGAGGGGACAGCCAGCTCTATCTCGCAGATCGTCAATAGCATCAGTCACGTCAGCGAGATCAGCAATCAGGCGGAAACGGCCTTCCTGACCACTTACAAGCAGATGGAACGCTCGCGGGCGTTGGCGGAGGAAGCCTCGCGCGTCGCCAACGAAGTGGAAGCATCTATCCGGATTCACGCCGATATCAGCGCCGGCCTCAAACACAAGACTGACGAAATCGGGTCGATTGTGCTGGTGATTCGCGAAATTGCCGATCAAACCAATTTGCTGGCGTTGAACGCCGCCATTGAAGCTGCACGGGCGGGCGAACAGGGGCGCGGCTTTGCCGTTGTGGCGGATGAAGTTCGCAAACTGGCGGAACGTACCGCACAGGCCACCCTGAAGGTCGGCACGCTGATTACCGCCATTACAAGCCAGAGTAATGAATCACATCACGCCATGCTCAACAGTACAGAAGCGGTGGCGCGCAGCCAGGAAAAAGGCCGCGAGATCGAGGCCATCATTTCCTCGGTACAGCAAGACGCCCTGAGCACCCTCAAGCAACTGGAAGTGCTGAGTGGCGATATCCGCGAGCAGAATCATGCGATTCAGCAGATTTCCGGTAACGTCGATGTGTTTCAGCGGGAAATCACCCATGCGCGCAACATTGCGTGCCGTACCGCCTCTGAAGCGCAGGAACTGGACCACGGCATTCGTCCACTTGAAACCGCCATTTCACAATTTCAGGTGCAATAAGGTGTGTATCGGGCATACTGAAGCCATATACGTTTGACTATTTTCACCATGAACTACGACAACCTGATTGAATTCGTCAAAAGCATTTTGCTGGTAGTTTCGGCGCTGGTGCCCATTATCAACCCGCCCGGCGGCGCGCCTATTTTTCTGGCGATGACCGATGGCTGCTCGGAAAAACAGCGCATTGCACTTGCCAAGCGCATTGCCATCAATGGCTTTGTGATGCTGATTGGTGCGATGTTTATTGGCGGTTATGTATTGAAGTTTTTCGGTATTTCGCTGCCGGTGGTGCGTATTGCCGGGGGCATGATTGTGGCGGCCGCTGGCTGGAAACTGCTGGATGCAGATGATCATTCGCTTGACCAGAACGTGCAACGTCCCAGTGCCAGCACCTTTATTCGCCGCGCCTTCTATCCCCTGACATTTCCGCTCACCATCGGGCCGGGTTCGATTTCAGTGGCGATTACGCTGGGTGCAGCGCTGCACACCAAGCGCGGCAATAATCTGCTGAATATCACCGGCGGCGTGCTCGGTACCATTCTGGTGATCGGAATTCTGTATCTGGCCTATCGATATGCGCCCAAGCTAACCAAATTGCTGGGTGAAACCGGCACGACGGTATTCCTGCGCCTGTCGGCGTTTATCCTGCTGTGTATTGGCGTGCAGATCTTCTGGAATGGCGCCAGTGAATTGCTGCGCAGTGTGGCGGAAGGGGTGTAGTCCTCGCCCGCTGTGCATCAAAAAAACGGCCGGTACACCGGCCGTTTTTCATGTCAGTGCATCGTTCAATGATGCAATCTGCGCTTGAAGTGCTTAACAAACCACTGCTGCAAGTCATCCACATAGATAAACACGGCAGGGATCACCAGCAGCGACAGAAAGGTGGAGGTAATCAGGCCGCCAATCACTGCCACGCCCATTGGTGAGCGGAAGGACTGATCGGCATGACCCCAGCCAGCCGCAATCGGCAGCATGCCCGCCCCCATGGCAATTGTGGTCATGACAATCGGGCGTGCACGTTTGTGGCAGGCATCCAGCAGCGCCTCGAAGCGACCCAGTCCATGATCACGGCGTGCGACGATGGCATATTCCACCAGCAGAATGGAGTTTTTGGTGGCAATGCCCATCAGCATGATCAAGCCGATCATGGCCGGCATGGACATGGCCTTCTGTGCCACCAGCAAGCCCATGAAGGCACCACCAATACTGAGTGGCAAGGCAGCCAGAATAGTCACCGGATGCATGAAGTTCTTGAACAGCAGCACCAGCACCACATAAATACAGATCACGCCGGTCAGCATGGCCAGACCAAAGCTGGCAAATAGCTCGCCCATCACCTCGGCATCTCCGATGGCTGCCTGATGCACGCCAGCCGGGAGATTACGGATGGAGGGCAGTTTATCCACCGCTTTGGTCAGCTCGCCCAGCTGAATGCCACTCAATTCCACTTCGAAATTGATATTGCGCGAGCGGTCGTAACGGTCGATGACGGCCGGGCCGCTATCCATGGTCACATCCGCCACCGCACCCAGCATCACTGGGCCATGCGTTCCCGGCACCGGTAATTGTTTGAGCAGCGCCACATCCTGACGCGCGACATCCGGCAGCCGCACCACAATCGGCACCTGACGTTGTGAGAGATTAAGCTTGGGTAGCGATTGATCATAGTCACCGAGCGTAGCAACACGCAAGGTGTCGGCAATCGCGCCAGAAGTCACCCCCAGCTCGGCTGCACGCGCAGAATCCGGTTTCACCACCAGTTCGGGACGCACTAGACTGGCGCTTGATGTAATGGTGCCAGTTCCAGGAATCGTGCGCAGATCACGTGCAACCGCCAGTGCGGCCTCGGACAGCGCCGCACCATCTTCACTGGTCAGTGCCAGCATGAATTTTTCACCGGAACCGCCCAGCCCCACCTTGGCGCGCACGCCCGGCAGGTCGGCCAGCGCAGCGCGGATATTGTTCTCGATGATCTGCTTACGTACAGGTCGAGCCTGACGATCGGTTAGCAAGATCGTGAGCGTGGCCTTGCGTACTTCCGATGCACCTTTAGGCGCAAACGGGTCCGCCCCCGCCGATCCGGCACCAATGGTGGTGTAGATCGACTTCACATACTGAACCTTGGTCAGGCGCGTGCGAGCCGCTTCTGCAGCTTCCAGCGTCTGTCCAAAGGTGCTGCCGGGTGCCAATTCCAGATAAACCTGTGTCTGCGACAGATCATCCGCCGGGATAAAACCGGTGGGCAGCAGTGGCACCAGCATCAGCGAACCGACAAAGAACACACCTGCGCCGATCATGGTCAGCAGCTTGTGGCGGATACACCATTCGGCCCAGCGCATGTAGCGGCGCATGATGCCGCCCTCTTCCTCTGCATGCACAATCGGCTTGAGGATGTAGGCGGCCATCATCGGTGTCAGCAAACGCGCAACCACCAGCGAGGCAAATACGGCCAATGCGGCTGTCCAGCCAAATTGCTTGAAAAACTTGCCGGGAATGCCGGACATAAAGGCAGTCGGCAGAAATACCGCTACCAGCGTGAACGTGGTGGCAATCACAGCCAGCCCGATTTCGTCCGCCGCCTCCATGGCAGCCTGATAGGGTGACTTGCCCATTCGCAGGTGGCGTACGATGTTTTCCACCTCGACGATGGCATCGTCCACCAGAATCCCCACCACCAGACTCAGCGCCAGCAGCGTTACCACGTTGATGGTAAAACCGAAGTAATACATGCCAATCAAGGCAGGCAGCACACTCATGGGCAGCGCCACGGCCGATACAAACGTCGCACGCCAGTCGCGCAAAAACAGCCACACCACCACCACGGCCAGAATGGCGCCTTCAGCCAGCATGGTCAGCGAAGCCTGATACTCTTCATCTACCGGTGTGACAAAATCGAAGGCATGGCTCAGCTGGATGGCGGGATTGGCTTCTTTCAGGCGTTCCAGCGCAACCTTCACGCCAGCACCGACTTCCAGCTCACTCGCACCCTTGCTCCGGGTGATTTCAAAGCCCACCACCGGCTTGCCATCCAGCAGTGCGGCCGAACGACGCTCGGCGACAGTATCCGATACATCGGCGACTTCACCCAGTTGCACACGACGGCCATCCGGCAGGGGAATCGCCATCTCGGCCAGTGCTTCGGCGGTTTTGACCGTCGCAATGGTACGGACGGTTTGTTCCTGACCACCGAGATCGGCACGACCGCCGGACGCTTCCTGCTGCACCTGACGCAGCTGCCTGGAAATATCCGATGCAGTCACCCCCAGCGCCAGTAATCGCGCCGGATCCAGCTCCACGCGCACTTCGCGGCTGACCCCGCCCACGCGGGTCACAGCACCCACGCCACGTACCGCCAGCAGTTGCTTGGTGACGGTGTTATCCACAAACCAGCTCAGGGCTTCGTCGTCCATGCCGGGCGCGGTAATCGTGTAAGCCAGAATCGGCGAACCGGCGACATCCATCTTGCTGATAATCGGGTCGCGCAACTCACCCGGTAGATCAGCACGGATACCGGTAACCTGCGAGCGCACTTCGTCCAGTGCTTCCTGCGTCGGCTTCTCCAGACGGAATTCAGCGGTCACCGTCACCACGCCTTCCTGCACCTTGGTATACAAATGGCGCAGGCCCTGAAGCGTGGCAAGACTGTTTTCGATCTTGCGACCGACTTCGGTTTCCAGCTGCGCAGGCGCGGCGCCCGGCAACATCGCTGTCACGGTAATGGTGGGCAGATCCAGATCCGGGAAGTTCTGCACCTTCATGCTGGAAAAGCTATACAAGCCCAGCAAGGACAGCATGACAAACAGCATCAGTGCCGGAATAGGGTTGCGAATCGACCATGCGGAAAGATTCATGTCGACTCCTTATCGCTTGGCGGCCGGTGCGGGATTGGCCACCTTGACGGTGTCGCCATCAGCCAGGAAAGCCAGCCCGGATGCAACCAGATTGGCCTGTGCATCGACACCCTTCAGGATTTCTACGCGATCACCCGACCGGCGACCGGTTTCTACCTTGATCTGCGAGACTTTCAGCTTGGCATCCACGCGATACACATAACTGAAGCCATCACGCAGCAAAACAGCGGTCTGCGGCACGGTCAGCGCATTGCTGCGACCCAGACGAATATCGCCACGGGCAAACATGCCTGCACGTGCATCCTGCAGATGGGTGGTATCCAGATCGACATACACGATGCCGTTGCGGCTGCGCGGATCGACACTTGGTGCCAGACTGCGCACCTTACCCGGAACCGCCTTGCCTGCGGGCGAGATCAGCGTGACTTCCTGACCCGGCTTGATACTGACCAGTTCGGTCGCCGCCACTTCGGCACGCCATTCCAGACGCCCCTGTCGGATCATGCGAAACAGCTCTTGTCCCGTACCGGCAAACGTACCTACAGCTGCATTGCGCGCACTGATCACGCCATCATCGGGTGCCAGAATGCGCGTTTGCGCCACTTTGACTTCATTGACCTTCACCATGGCTTCAGCTGAGGCAACACGCGCAGCAGCCGTCGATTCTGCAGTGATCTGCGCATTGGCCTGCGAGGCACTCATCATGCCGGCTGCGCGCAGCTGACGGGCACGCTCTGCTTCTGCCGCAGCCTGTACCTGATTGGCGCGCGCCTCGGTCAGTGCGGCTCGCGCCTGCGCAAGCTCCGCTTCGGCAGTCACCGAATTTAGCTGAGCAAGGGTTTGACCCTTTTTAACATGGTCGCCGACATTGGCATGCAGGGACACAATGCGCAGGCCACCGGTTTCGGCCGCGATGCTGCTTTCTTCCCATGCAGCGATATTGCCGCTGGCACTGACGGTACGGGCGAGATCAAACGGGGTTGCGCGTACCAGCGTGACGGTAAGCGCTGCTTTGGCCGCAGGGGTGTCGGCGGAGATTGCGGGTGAGGATAAACCGAGCAACAGTGCAGCAGACAAAGCTGCGGAAAGCTTACGGAAAGTGGGCTTGAACATGCGGCAATCCAGTCAGGACGAGAACAGATCGGCCACCGCCATCGAGTCAACCAGATAGCGTGGGCCGCGCCAGAAAAATTTGTCGCAACCTTACCCGCATTTACCCGAAGTTGTACAGGATTGAATCGCCTAATACGCTGATACAACAATGGATTCAGCACTCATTCCACAATAAAAAAGCCCTGCTTGAAGCAGGGCTTTTGCTCAGATGCGGTAGACCTTACTGTCCACTCATCTCACGTGCCAGATCACCGGCACCGTAGATCTTGTCCAGACCTTCGAGCAGCAGTGCAGCATCAACCGATACGGCGCGGTTCTTCTCGGCGTCGTAGCCGAATGCACCACCCAGCGAATGGATGTTACCGTCAAAGATCAGACCGACGATCTTGTTGTTCACATCCACAATCGGGCTGCCGGAATTGCCGCCAATGATGTCGTTGGTGCTGACAAAATTGAAGTGCGTAGCCGGGTTCAGCTTGCCTTCAGCGGCCAGCCAGCTCTTGGGCAGATCAAACGGCTCGGCACCGGTATGACGCTCGAACACACCCTTCACATTGGTAAACGGTGCAACCGGCTGACCCTTTTCTGTCCAGCCCTTCACCTGACCGTAGGAGAGACGCAGGCTCAGGGTGGCATCCGGATAGTGGGTATCGCCCAGCATCGCAAAACGGGCCTTGGCGATCAGCTCGGAGTTCTTTTGAACCACGGCCTGCACCTTGTCCTCAAATTGCTTGCGGATATCGCGGGCTTCTTCGTCAATCGCTACGGCCAGCTTGATGAATGGGTCATCACTCTTGGCAATCGCGTCAGCACCCCCTTCCCACAGTGCCGTGCGCACAGCAGGATCGTTCAGCTTGCTGCCATCCACCAGTTTTTCAGCCAGTTGCTCAGGCGAAGCCTTACCCAGCACCTTACGCACGAAAGCGTTGTCAGCACCGAGACGCTCGCGCATCTTCGCCAGTGCCCAGGCCAGACGCACCTTTTCGTAGTGCGCATAAACCGGTGTCGGTGCCAGCACCTGTGCCTTCACGGCCGGGATACGGGCTTCCGCGAACTCAGGCAGACGCTCGCCATTGGCCTTTGGACGTTCAGCCGCTGCACGCACCAGGGTACGGGCATAGCTGAAGTAGCTGCTACCGGCAAACGCGGCACCATTGGCGATCAGGGCGTTCGGGTAGTACATGTCACGACCCAGCGCCACTGCCTTGGCAATTTCGTCCCATGCCTGACCGGTGGATGCCTTGAACTCAGGCTTGGATGCCACGAACTGACGCAGTGCCTGCTCTTCCTTCACCTTCATGCCGAAGAACTTCGGATCATGCAGGGCTTCATACTGGCCACGGCGTGCCTTGATGGAGTTTTCCACACCCAGCAGCGGCACATAGGCCACGCGGGCATTTTCGGTGCTCTCCGAGCGGAACTGCAGCAACAGGCCACGCAGTTCATACATGCTCATCAGGCCATCGCCCATGGTGAAATCACGCAGCTCGGACAGCTGGGCCACGGTCAGTTCACGCTGGGTACTGCCCGGATTACCGGTCACGAACACCGCTTCGCCATCCTTCGGACCCGTTGCGCGCACGCTCAGGTGATCCTTGATTTGCGCAGGCTTGCCATCTTCATATACGCGCAGCAGACCCATGTCGAAGTCGTAACGCGGGAAATTGAAGTTGTCCGGATCGCCACCGAAACCGGCAATGGCGTGTTCCGGTGCGAACACCAGACGCACGTCCTGATAGCGGTGATAGCGATACAGCTTGTACTGGCCGCCATGGTACAGGTCGACCACATCGCAACGCACCTTGGCACCTTCGCCGCTCACGCAGGCAGAGGTAATTTCCGCAATCTTGGCGTTTTGTGCCTTGGTAAAGTCGGTGCCGCTCTTGCCTGCGGTCGCCGCCTTCACTTGCTCGGTCACGTCGGTGATTTTTTCCAGGCGATTGATTTCCGTGGTCGCACAGGCTTTTTCTTCGCCATGGTTCTTGGCATGGAAGCCATTGGCCAGATAGTCATGCTGTGCGTCGGACACATCCTGCACGCAACCACGCACACAGTGGTGATTGGTCAGGATCAGACCGTTTGGCGACACAAAAGAAGCCGAGCAACCACCGGCAATCCGGGCTGCACCCTTCATGGCGCGGTCGAGCCAGGCCTGATCGATAGTGGCACCAATTTCGTTCTTGATCTGTTTCAGGGGTGGATTGTCAAATGTCCACATCCCTTCGCCCGCAAACACCAGCGGGGTAGCGGCCAGCAAGCTGACCAGCGATAACTTGCGCATTGTGCGTCTCCTGATTGGATAGA
This genomic interval carries:
- a CDS encoding ABC transporter substrate-binding protein, whose translation is MRTLALILHTQQLIVLACLLACLSTSVQAACTRAYQPVMMPLGLAMIDNGTDQLSGFMPDIYRELAQRSGCSLKVISQPSGRMLAIKAHNPLIGPTFVTPTPKGQKLIYIPFMHDVMQLVVHKDRADHFNLHSFISNGGIIGVLRGANYGKWGSQFLATLSPAHKEQINSIDSIYRMLEANRIHATFANTYVFYFQRRQMAHPEHYTLVTIPEEADTVYSLRFNLDVIAPEDADLLMRTFESMRDEGRVCAIMEHYFERPVAQKMCSGMEHGKRVIVE
- a CDS encoding DNA/RNA non-specific endonuclease — its product is MKLIVRMPFVALLYIPLTLHAGCEHLFVAQHMPQLQVKAMQVRTTALCFQEYALLYSGLTRTPVWVGEHLTRAQIQGAQRIKRNNAFHEESRLPEADRSTLADYSRSGFDRGHMAPAGDFSTLASQHESFSMANMAPQHPANNRGIWEALESQTRELALQKGEVYVVSGPIFEGERLKRLNGRVLVPVKFFKAVHVPATGVTGAWIVNNAPGREVEVKSLDQLEALSGIRAFPGLSAAQRSTAGMLPEPDGKRSSPRMQLPKREDDDWYAQLLRWLRALRDAL
- a CDS encoding nucleotide pyrophosphohydrolase — encoded protein: MKLSSSDLQALRDMIREFVNERDWNQFHTPKNLASALSVEAAELLEIFQWLPTGKPEELSPEQHEAARHELADVLVYLIRLADTLDVDLNQAVHDKMVLNRAKYPAEKVRGSARKYTDYPAD
- a CDS encoding cache domain-containing protein, which translates into the protein MVSVQVMAEDRGTKQEAEAMVKKAVAYLKQHGAAKAISEITTPSQTFVSKDIYVVAYDTTGKCVAHGLNDKLVGKDLIGLKDPDGTFFVKERVEMAKTKDNFWQEYKFTDPLTKKIHPKTAFCEKTGDLIVCAGVYK
- a CDS encoding methyl-accepting chemotaxis protein, whose protein sequence is MFATLSIRFKILLPALLAALMLLGIGLFGSIGLSRQASALSNMFATDFVQYDALNGFALDLYTTRTNLYQLMSMVQNNADSSRVEKIGKDQLQRLATSMAAILKLEKEGDWETDERGLLQKIEKGVGAYRKDVTDAVDMLSVDANMATMMLESADGKFSTTVQQIDQLVDGGRHDMQFVGISIQQDANQFKLMFWAVAGIAFVAAITGAAWMGRRLAGQLGHLIRHILRQANGDLSTPVPRFNHDEIGEAEVALETLRENVCTLIRNIQTQAQHVSSSAHSLKQGSEENLQAADALSHATEGTASSISQIVNSISHVSEISNQAETAFLTTYKQMERSRALAEEASRVANEVEASIRIHADISAGLKHKTDEIGSIVLVIREIADQTNLLALNAAIEAARAGEQGRGFAVVADEVRKLAERTAQATLKVGTLITAITSQSNESHHAMLNSTEAVARSQEKGREIEAIISSVQQDALSTLKQLEVLSGDIREQNHAIQQISGNVDVFQREITHARNIACRTASEAQELDHGIRPLETAISQFQVQ
- a CDS encoding MarC family protein translates to MNYDNLIEFVKSILLVVSALVPIINPPGGAPIFLAMTDGCSEKQRIALAKRIAINGFVMLIGAMFIGGYVLKFFGISLPVVRIAGGMIVAAAGWKLLDADDHSLDQNVQRPSASTFIRRAFYPLTFPLTIGPGSISVAITLGAALHTKRGNNLLNITGGVLGTILVIGILYLAYRYAPKLTKLLGETGTTVFLRLSAFILLCIGVQIFWNGASELLRSVAEGV